The Micromonospora sp. NBC_00421 genome contains a region encoding:
- a CDS encoding amino acid adenylation domain-containing protein — MPWTTRPPSPPIHEAVAAQARSRPNAVALIHRDEHVSYAALDAAADSYATDLWSNGVRPGHRVPVLLPRTPRLIMVLLGILKCGAAYAAMDRRWPPARVAYLATTLRAPLMVSDVDVTGSPASWTPADPMPGRVGARHGRPPSVPVSGTDPAAIFFTSGSTGVPKGVLSPHRATTRLFGGGGFADLGPGRVVLQAAPPSWDAFSLEVWGPLTSGGSCVLAETDHLLPAELVRLTSRAGLDTVWLTSSLLNFLIDEDDPGRSCLTGLRHVITGGERLSPTHVARFLLRHPGCRLTNGYGPVESCVFATTHRITAADCDRPDGIPLGRPVPGTTVHILDGDESVGAGGVGEICLAGDGLALGYLDDDHATSAAFPYLTIDGVPQRVYRTGDLGCLDSDGLLHFRGRADLQIKISGHRIEPAEVENAARRLPGVRDAAVLPVPAEVTGYDRLALFYVTDGAVATSPAVIRQALADALPPHLVPHVLRARDELPTTMTGKIDRAVLLRSL; from the coding sequence GTGCCCTGGACCACTCGCCCGCCGTCCCCGCCGATCCACGAAGCGGTCGCGGCCCAGGCCCGATCGCGGCCGAACGCGGTTGCCCTGATCCACCGGGATGAACACGTCAGCTATGCGGCGCTGGACGCCGCCGCGGACAGTTACGCCACCGACCTCTGGTCGAACGGGGTACGGCCGGGGCACAGGGTCCCCGTGCTCCTCCCGCGGACGCCGCGGTTGATCATGGTTCTTCTCGGCATCCTCAAATGCGGCGCGGCCTACGCCGCCATGGACCGTCGCTGGCCGCCGGCCCGCGTCGCCTACCTCGCCACCACCCTGCGGGCCCCGCTGATGGTGTCCGATGTTGACGTGACCGGCAGCCCGGCGAGCTGGACCCCCGCGGACCCGATGCCCGGCCGTGTCGGCGCACGGCACGGCCGGCCACCGAGCGTCCCGGTCAGTGGCACGGACCCCGCCGCGATCTTCTTCACGTCGGGGAGCACCGGCGTCCCCAAGGGCGTGCTGTCACCACATCGCGCGACCACCCGGCTGTTCGGTGGCGGTGGGTTCGCCGACCTCGGCCCGGGCAGGGTCGTCCTGCAGGCCGCACCTCCGTCCTGGGATGCCTTCAGCCTCGAAGTGTGGGGTCCGCTGACGAGCGGCGGGTCGTGCGTCCTCGCCGAGACCGACCACCTGTTGCCCGCGGAGCTCGTCCGCCTGACCAGCCGGGCCGGGTTGGACACGGTCTGGCTCACCTCGTCGCTGCTCAACTTCCTCATCGACGAGGACGATCCCGGCCGGTCCTGCCTGACCGGACTGCGGCACGTCATCACCGGCGGCGAGCGGCTCTCACCGACGCACGTGGCCCGGTTCCTGCTGCGCCACCCCGGCTGCCGGCTGACCAACGGGTACGGCCCGGTGGAGTCCTGTGTCTTCGCCACCACCCACCGCATCACGGCAGCCGACTGCGACCGCCCGGACGGCATTCCGCTCGGCCGGCCGGTGCCCGGGACGACAGTGCACATCCTCGACGGCGACGAGAGCGTCGGCGCCGGAGGAGTCGGCGAGATCTGCCTGGCGGGAGACGGACTCGCCCTCGGCTACCTCGACGACGACCACGCCACCTCGGCCGCGTTCCCGTACCTCACCATCGACGGCGTGCCGCAGCGCGTATACCGCACCGGTGACCTCGGATGCCTGGACTCCGATGGGCTTCTGCACTTCCGCGGCCGGGCGGACCTGCAGATCAAGATATCCGGGCATCGGATCGAGCCGGCGGAGGTCGAGAATGCCGCACGACGGCTGCCCGGAGTCCGGGACGCCGCCGTGCTCCCCGTCCCGGCCGAGGTCACCGGCTATGACCGGCTGGCGCTGTTCTACGTCACCGACGGGGCCGTCGCGACCTCGCCGGCGGTGATCCGGCAAGCGCTGGCCGACGCGCTCCCACCGCATCTCGTACCGCACGTCCTGCGGGCCCGCGACGAACTGCCCACCACGATGACCGGCAAGATCGACCGTGCGGTCCTGCTCCGATCACTCTGA
- a CDS encoding VOC family protein: MSGEPSVRVGLRVGDVTAATTLYRSFGFVPVGTVPGADGGVVMAILRRGPVQLLVDALVGIPFPDSVRERRTKAGPRGLGVVIGLEVEDIDEAALRCRAAGCVISAGPMDAPWGERYVEFEDPYGYAWKFFRLTDSSDDGLRAVHDAWFGQAD, translated from the coding sequence ATGAGCGGTGAGCCGTCGGTTCGGGTGGGGTTGCGGGTCGGTGACGTGACTGCGGCGACGACGTTGTATCGGAGCTTCGGTTTTGTCCCGGTGGGCACGGTGCCTGGCGCGGATGGTGGTGTCGTGATGGCAATCCTCCGCAGGGGTCCGGTGCAGTTGCTGGTCGACGCGTTGGTAGGCATCCCGTTCCCGGACAGCGTGCGGGAACGTCGGACGAAGGCCGGTCCGCGTGGGCTTGGCGTTGTCATCGGGCTCGAAGTTGAAGACATCGACGAGGCGGCCCTACGGTGCCGGGCTGCTGGCTGCGTCATCAGTGCCGGTCCGATGGACGCACCGTGGGGGGAAAGGTACGTCGAGTTTGAGGACCCGTACGGGTATGCGTGGAAGTTCTTCCGGTTGACCGACTCCTCGGACGACGGCTTGCGCGCTGTCCACGATGCGTGGTTTGGGCAGGCGGATTAA
- a CDS encoding glycoside hydrolase family 44 protein, with protein sequence MAGSLVVGLLTTQAGVGPAAAAADGLTLAVDVSAARHRISPDIYGMNGGDPALVAELGTPVARWGGNASSRYNFKNHTYNTGSDWYFENIVAGPDNTVEAFVQRNRDQGTKQVVAVPLIGWVAKDSPSSHPFACGFPATRFPEQDSFDQWDPNCGNGRHADTNLTGAVPTDTSIPAGASFAGEMVSHLVDQFGPAARGGVSIYELDNEPVLWSSTHRDVHPDPVGYDELGGKGTATAAAIKAADPRAAVLGPSGWGYCEWVASGVDGCAPGADAAAHGGLNLSQWYLKNMKDFSDAHRGKRFLDYFDQHYYPQISGGKDPDANALRLRSTRSLWDPTYVDESWIGPGGVNAPPLQFIRQMKAWVAQYYPGTKIAITEYNWGALDDINGALAQADVLGIFGREGLDLATIWGEPKPTDPGAYAFRMYRNYDGAGSRFGDVSVSAASSDQGQLAVYAAQRSSDKALTVMVVNKTGQDLTSRMALAGFHGRDKAQRFTYGPADLTSIVRGEDLPVTRGGVSATYPANSVTLLVLPQRRH encoded by the coding sequence GTGGCCGGATCTCTCGTGGTGGGGCTGTTGACCACCCAGGCGGGCGTCGGTCCGGCGGCAGCCGCCGCCGACGGGCTCACCCTGGCTGTGGACGTGTCCGCCGCCCGGCACCGGATCAGTCCCGACATCTACGGCATGAACGGCGGCGACCCCGCGCTCGTCGCCGAACTCGGCACACCGGTGGCCCGGTGGGGCGGTAACGCGAGCAGTCGCTACAACTTCAAGAACCACACCTACAACACGGGCAGCGACTGGTACTTCGAGAACATCGTGGCCGGCCCCGACAACACGGTCGAGGCGTTCGTCCAGCGCAACCGGGACCAGGGGACCAAACAGGTGGTCGCCGTGCCCTTGATCGGCTGGGTGGCGAAGGACTCGCCCTCGTCGCACCCGTTCGCCTGCGGCTTCCCGGCCACCCGCTTCCCGGAGCAGGACTCGTTCGACCAGTGGGACCCCAACTGCGGCAACGGCCGGCACGCCGACACGAACCTGACCGGGGCGGTCCCCACGGACACCTCGATCCCGGCCGGCGCGTCGTTCGCGGGCGAGATGGTGTCCCATCTCGTGGACCAGTTCGGCCCGGCGGCACGCGGCGGCGTGTCGATCTACGAACTCGACAACGAGCCGGTGCTGTGGAGCTCCACCCACCGCGACGTGCATCCCGACCCGGTGGGCTACGACGAACTGGGCGGCAAGGGCACGGCGACCGCTGCGGCCATCAAGGCCGCCGACCCGCGTGCGGCGGTGCTCGGCCCGTCCGGCTGGGGTTACTGCGAATGGGTGGCGTCGGGTGTGGACGGATGCGCGCCGGGCGCGGACGCGGCGGCGCACGGCGGGCTCAACCTGTCCCAGTGGTACCTGAAGAACATGAAGGACTTCAGTGACGCCCACCGTGGGAAGCGCTTCCTCGACTACTTCGACCAGCACTACTACCCGCAGATCAGCGGGGGTAAGGACCCGGACGCCAACGCGCTGCGGCTGCGGTCCACCCGGTCGTTGTGGGATCCGACGTACGTGGACGAGTCGTGGATCGGTCCCGGTGGGGTGAACGCGCCGCCATTGCAGTTCATCCGCCAGATGAAGGCGTGGGTCGCGCAGTACTACCCTGGCACGAAGATCGCCATCACCGAATACAACTGGGGTGCGCTGGACGACATCAACGGCGCACTCGCGCAGGCCGACGTGCTCGGCATCTTCGGGCGTGAGGGTCTGGACCTGGCCACCATCTGGGGCGAACCGAAACCGACCGACCCCGGCGCGTACGCGTTCCGGATGTACCGGAACTACGACGGAGCCGGGAGCAGGTTCGGGGACGTGAGCGTGTCGGCGGCCAGCAGCGACCAGGGACAGCTCGCGGTCTACGCCGCACAACGCTCGTCCGACAAGGCACTCACCGTCATGGTGGTCAACAAGACGGGCCAGGATCTGACGTCACGGATGGCACTCGCCGGATTCCACGGCAGGGACAAGGCGCAGCGGTTCACCTACGGACCGGCCGACCTCACCTCGATCGTCCGGGGTGAGGATCTCCCGGTGACCCGGGGCGGCGTCAGCGCGACGTACCCGGCGAACTCCGTGACGCTGCTCGTCCTGCCGCAACGCCGGCACTGA
- a CDS encoding ThuA domain-containing protein, with product MRRLLRPVLGAVTAAAAVLAGTTSATPASAADAPYDVLVFSKTAGFRHDSIAVGTQAIRELGAANGFSVTATEDASRFTTANLAQYEAVIFLNTTGDVLDAAQQSAFESYVNGGGGYVGVHSAADTEYGWSYYGSLVGGYFASHPAIQQANIRIENRAHPATGQLPQTWTRTDEWYNYQTNPRAGTRVLATLDESSYSGGSMGGDHPISWCKTVSSGRSFYTGLGHTQGSYAEAAFRSHLLGGIRYAAGRAKADCRPETGYSNLYNGSTTGWSQAGPGSFSNSDATLTSAGGMGLYWYSAKQFTNYSLKLDWRMPGDDNSGVFIGFPPSTDPWSAVDNGYEIQIDATDAADRTTGAVYTFQSADLAARDAALNPPGEWNSYELLVEGERLQVFLNGRKINDFTNTDPARSLAGHVGLQNHGTGDDVSFRNVRIKELGGTPPPGGTTTVQAEAFSSANGVSAFTKAGANGGQTLGYVDPGDWAAYPGLDLTGVTSLRARVVSGGSGGTIGIRTGSATGPLLGQVAVPNTGSWTTYADVSAALAGVPTGTQTVYLTFTGSGTGLFDLDDFTLVRGGGIPGTPGTGPVVGLGGKCLDVRNAATDDGTQIQIYTCNGTAAQTWSVTPNSTVKALGKCLDISGGGSTDGTKIQLWTCNGSGAQNWSAQADGTLRNPQSNKCLDVSNNSATDGQAVHLWTCLAAANQKWTLP from the coding sequence ATGCGCAGACTCCTTCGACCCGTCCTCGGCGCGGTGACCGCCGCTGCCGCAGTTCTTGCCGGCACGACGTCGGCGACTCCGGCCAGTGCGGCCGATGCTCCGTACGACGTGCTGGTCTTCTCCAAGACCGCCGGGTTCCGGCACGATTCGATCGCCGTCGGCACCCAGGCGATCCGGGAGCTCGGTGCGGCGAACGGCTTCTCCGTGACCGCGACCGAGGACGCGTCCCGGTTCACCACCGCGAATCTGGCCCAGTACGAGGCGGTGATCTTCCTCAACACCACCGGGGACGTCCTGGACGCCGCACAGCAGTCCGCCTTCGAGTCGTACGTCAACGGCGGCGGCGGGTACGTCGGCGTCCACTCCGCCGCCGACACCGAGTACGGCTGGTCGTACTACGGCAGCCTGGTGGGTGGCTACTTCGCCTCGCACCCGGCCATCCAGCAGGCGAACATCCGCATCGAGAACCGGGCGCACCCGGCCACCGGGCAGCTGCCGCAGACCTGGACCCGCACCGACGAGTGGTACAACTACCAGACCAACCCGCGCGCGGGCACCCGGGTCCTCGCCACCCTGGACGAGTCGTCGTACTCGGGCGGCTCGATGGGCGGTGACCATCCGATCTCCTGGTGCAAGACGGTCAGCTCCGGTCGGTCGTTCTACACCGGCCTGGGGCACACCCAGGGGTCGTACGCGGAGGCAGCGTTCCGCAGCCACCTGCTCGGCGGCATCCGCTACGCGGCCGGTCGGGCGAAGGCCGACTGCCGTCCGGAGACCGGCTACAGCAACCTCTACAACGGGTCCACCACCGGCTGGTCGCAGGCCGGTCCGGGCAGCTTCAGCAACTCCGACGCCACCCTCACCTCCGCCGGTGGCATGGGCCTGTACTGGTACAGCGCCAAGCAGTTCACCAACTACTCCCTCAAACTGGACTGGCGGATGCCCGGCGACGACAACTCGGGCGTCTTCATCGGCTTCCCACCGTCGACCGACCCCTGGTCGGCGGTGGACAACGGGTACGAGATCCAGATCGACGCCACCGACGCGGCCGACCGCACCACCGGTGCGGTCTACACCTTCCAGTCAGCCGACCTGGCCGCCCGGGACGCCGCCCTGAACCCGCCAGGAGAGTGGAACAGCTACGAGTTGCTGGTCGAGGGGGAACGTCTCCAGGTCTTCCTCAACGGGCGGAAGATCAACGACTTCACCAACACCGACCCGGCCCGCTCGCTCGCCGGCCACGTCGGGCTCCAGAACCACGGCACGGGCGACGACGTGTCGTTCCGCAACGTCCGGATCAAGGAGTTGGGCGGTACCCCGCCACCGGGCGGCACCACCACCGTGCAGGCCGAGGCGTTCAGCTCGGCCAACGGGGTCAGCGCGTTCACCAAGGCCGGGGCCAACGGCGGGCAGACCCTCGGCTACGTCGACCCGGGCGACTGGGCCGCGTACCCGGGTCTCGACCTGACCGGGGTCACCTCGTTGCGGGCCCGGGTGGTGTCCGGTGGATCGGGCGGCACCATCGGCATCCGGACCGGCTCGGCCACCGGCCCGCTGCTCGGCCAGGTGGCGGTGCCCAACACCGGAAGCTGGACCACGTACGCCGACGTCAGCGCCGCCCTGGCCGGGGTGCCCACCGGTACGCAGACCGTGTACCTGACCTTCACCGGCTCCGGGACCGGCCTGTTCGACCTGGACGACTTCACCCTGGTGCGGGGCGGCGGCATCCCCGGTACCCCGGGCACCGGGCCGGTCGTCGGGCTCGGCGGCAAGTGCCTGGACGTGCGCAACGCGGCGACCGACGACGGCACCCAGATCCAGATCTACACCTGCAACGGCACCGCCGCCCAGACCTGGTCGGTCACCCCGAACAGCACTGTGAAGGCACTGGGCAAATGCCTGGACATCTCCGGCGGAGGCTCCACCGACGGCACGAAGATCCAACTCTGGACCTGCAACGGCAGCGGCGCACAGAACTGGTCCGCCCAGGCCGACGGCACCCTCCGCAACCCACAGTCGAACAAATGCCTGGACGTGTCGAACAACAGCGCCACCGACGGCCAAGCCGTCCACCTGTGGACCTGCCTGGCCGCCGCCAACCAGAAATGGACCCTGCCGTAA
- a CDS encoding TetR/AcrR family transcriptional regulator C-terminal domain-containing protein, translated as MPSAFSESLEFGVTECPAGGGCVSGRRSRHPSRYAAVGTSSRRRYAHRVVLGAALPRHHRVCAVGRSRPGPDRLTKALADRFDRPALGGRSRISDPVLAAEQFLALITGPLESRSCYGNRSVSAQKQRVVTPWPPWIRSCWPSGWPDASTTPPSGVAGHSWRRRSVDQRRQVRARQA; from the coding sequence ATGCCATCGGCATTCTCTGAATCGCTCGAGTTCGGGGTCACGGAGTGCCCGGCCGGCGGCGGGTGCGTTTCCGGCCGCAGGTCGCGGCACCCATCCCGGTACGCCGCAGTGGGCACGTCCTCACGGCGTCGGTACGCGCACCGCGTCGTCCTCGGTGCCGCCCTGCCGCGTCACCACAGGGTCTGCGCTGTCGGCCGATCCCGCCCGGGGCCGGACAGGCTCACCAAGGCCCTGGCCGACCGCTTCGACCGCCCTGCGCTGGGCGGCCGATCGCGGATCTCCGATCCGGTCCTGGCCGCCGAGCAGTTCCTCGCGCTGATCACCGGGCCGTTGGAGAGCCGGTCGTGCTACGGCAACCGCAGCGTCTCCGCGCAGAAACAGCGGGTCGTCACACCGTGGCCGCCGTGGATACGTTCCTGCTGGCCTTCGGGTTGGCCAGACGCATCGACAACACCACCGTCAGGGGTGGCCGGGCACTCCTGGCGGAGGCGCTCTGTCGATCAGCGCCGCCAGGTCCGAGCGCGTCAGGCTTGA
- a CDS encoding PQQ-dependent sugar dehydrogenase: MASVSSALLLVAAAGLVALGSPAPAQAHTITPTDFQQVTLAKGVAEVGEPMTIAVLPDRSVLHTARNGTLRRTDAAGTTTVVGTIPVYTHDEEGLQGVGVDPNFTTNRHVYLYYAPPLSTPAGDAPATGTDFSAWQGVNRLSRFTLNANWTLNTSSQVNVLDVPADRGICCHVGGDIDFDAAGNLYLSTGDDSNPFDSAGYAPIDERTNRNPAYDAQRSAANSNDLRGKILRIKVNADGSYSVPAGNMFAPGTARTRPEIYAMGFRNPFRMSVDKATGVVYVGDYGPDAGTTSTRGPSGQVEFNRVTGPGNYGWPYCTGTNTATETYAEWDFAAGTAGAKYNCTGGPTNNSFRNTGLPTLPGAQPAWIRYAGDAGSPPEFGGGSESPMAGPVYRYSASNPSTTKFPQSFDGQFFATELGRGWIKPIHVNADGSRGAIDASFPWTGKQVMDSAFGPDGALYVLDYGTGYFNGDANSALYRYDYVAGGNRAPTAAAAADRTSGAAPLTVNFSSAGSSDPEGGALTYSWAFGDGTTSTAANPSKTFTANGTYNVTLTVRDPQGATGTAGVQIGVGNTAPTVTITGPANGSLFSYGDTVPFSITVTDPEDGTIDCTKVRMTYVLGHDQHGHQITSVNGCSGSITIPVDGEHDDAANIFAIFDAEYTDAGGLTTHKQHTLQPRKRQAEHLKTSSGVTLYDKAPAEGGRTVGSIDNGDWIAFEPYRLDKATSFSARVSSNGVGGTLQVRMGSPTGTVLGQATVPVTGGWETFTTVTGTISGAPASTGTLYLTFAGGTGALFDLDTFTFVTGGTTPGTGPVVGLGGKCLDVRNAATDDGTQIQIYTCNGTAAQTWSVTPNSTVKALGKCLDISGGGSTDGTKIQLWTCNGSGAQNWSAQADGTLRNPQSNKCLDVSNNSATDGQAVHLWTCLAAANQKWTLP; this comes from the coding sequence ATGGCGTCGGTCAGCTCCGCACTACTACTGGTGGCCGCCGCCGGGCTGGTCGCCCTCGGCAGCCCGGCACCCGCCCAGGCCCACACCATCACCCCCACCGACTTCCAGCAGGTCACCCTGGCCAAGGGGGTAGCCGAGGTCGGCGAGCCCATGACCATCGCGGTGCTGCCCGACCGGTCGGTGTTGCACACCGCCCGTAACGGCACACTGCGTCGCACCGACGCGGCCGGCACCACCACCGTGGTGGGCACGATCCCCGTCTACACCCACGACGAGGAGGGCCTCCAGGGCGTCGGGGTGGACCCGAACTTCACCACCAACCGGCACGTCTACCTGTACTACGCCCCGCCGCTGTCCACCCCCGCCGGGGACGCTCCGGCCACCGGCACGGACTTCTCCGCCTGGCAGGGCGTGAACCGGCTGTCCCGGTTCACCCTCAACGCCAACTGGACGCTGAACACGTCCAGCCAGGTCAACGTCCTGGACGTGCCGGCCGACCGGGGCATCTGCTGCCACGTCGGCGGGGACATCGACTTCGACGCGGCCGGGAACCTGTACCTGTCGACCGGCGACGACAGCAACCCGTTCGACTCCGCCGGGTATGCGCCGATCGACGAGCGGACCAACCGTAACCCCGCGTACGACGCGCAGCGCAGCGCGGCCAACAGCAACGACCTGCGCGGCAAGATCCTGCGGATCAAGGTGAACGCGGACGGAAGTTACTCCGTCCCGGCCGGGAACATGTTCGCCCCGGGCACCGCGCGGACCCGTCCGGAGATCTACGCGATGGGGTTCCGTAACCCGTTCCGGATGAGCGTGGACAAGGCCACCGGGGTCGTCTACGTCGGCGACTACGGCCCGGACGCCGGTACCACCAGCACGCGCGGCCCCAGTGGGCAGGTCGAGTTCAACCGGGTGACCGGGCCGGGCAACTACGGCTGGCCGTACTGCACCGGCACCAACACCGCCACCGAGACGTACGCGGAGTGGGACTTCGCCGCCGGCACCGCAGGCGCCAAGTACAACTGCACCGGTGGGCCGACCAACAACTCGTTCCGCAACACCGGCCTGCCCACCCTGCCCGGGGCGCAACCGGCCTGGATCCGGTACGCCGGTGACGCCGGCAGCCCGCCGGAGTTCGGTGGCGGCTCCGAGTCGCCGATGGCCGGTCCGGTCTACCGCTACAGCGCGTCGAACCCGTCCACCACGAAGTTCCCGCAGTCCTTCGACGGCCAGTTCTTCGCCACCGAGCTGGGCCGGGGCTGGATCAAGCCCATCCACGTCAACGCCGACGGCTCCCGGGGCGCCATCGACGCGTCGTTCCCCTGGACCGGCAAGCAGGTCATGGACTCGGCGTTCGGCCCGGACGGCGCGCTGTACGTCCTCGACTACGGCACCGGCTACTTCAACGGTGACGCCAACTCGGCGCTGTACCGGTACGACTACGTCGCCGGTGGCAACCGCGCGCCGACCGCCGCCGCTGCCGCCGACAGGACCTCCGGGGCGGCTCCGCTGACGGTGAACTTCTCGTCGGCCGGGTCGTCGGACCCGGAGGGCGGAGCGTTGACGTACTCCTGGGCGTTCGGCGACGGCACCACCTCCACGGCGGCCAACCCCAGCAAGACGTTCACCGCCAACGGCACCTACAACGTCACCCTGACCGTCAGGGACCCGCAGGGCGCGACCGGTACCGCCGGCGTGCAGATCGGCGTCGGCAACACCGCCCCGACCGTCACCATCACCGGCCCGGCGAACGGCTCGCTCTTCTCCTACGGCGACACGGTGCCGTTCAGCATCACCGTCACCGACCCCGAGGACGGCACCATCGACTGCACCAAGGTCAGAATGACCTACGTGCTCGGCCACGACCAGCACGGTCACCAGATCACCTCGGTCAACGGCTGCTCCGGCTCGATCACCATCCCGGTCGACGGCGAGCACGACGACGCGGCGAACATCTTCGCGATCTTCGACGCCGAGTACACCGACGCCGGTGGGCTGACCACCCACAAGCAGCACACCCTCCAGCCGCGCAAGCGCCAGGCCGAACACCTCAAGACGTCCTCGGGGGTGACCCTCTACGACAAGGCCCCGGCCGAGGGCGGCCGGACCGTCGGCAGCATCGACAACGGCGACTGGATCGCGTTCGAGCCGTACCGGCTCGACAAGGCCACCTCGTTCAGCGCCCGGGTCTCCTCCAACGGCGTCGGCGGCACCCTCCAGGTGCGGATGGGTTCGCCCACCGGCACCGTGCTGGGCCAGGCGACGGTCCCGGTCACCGGTGGCTGGGAGACCTTCACCACCGTCACCGGCACCATCTCCGGCGCGCCGGCCAGCACCGGCACGCTCTACCTCACCTTCGCCGGGGGCACCGGGGCACTGTTCGACCTCGACACGTTCACGTTCGTCACCGGCGGCACCACTCCCGGCACCGGGCCGGTCGTCGGGCTCGGCGGCAAGTGCCTGGACGTGCGCAACGCGGCGACCGACGACGGCACCCAGATCCAGATCTACACCTGCAACGGCACCGCCGCCCAGACCTGGTCGGTCACCCCGAACAGCACTGTGAAGGCACTGGGCAAATGCCTGGACATCTCCGGCGGAGGCTCCACCGACGGCACGAAGATCCAACTCTGGACCTGCAACGGCAGCGGCGCACAGAACTGGTCCGCCCAGGCCGACGGCACCCTCCGCAACCCACAGTCGAACAAATGCCTGGACGTGTCGAACAACAGCGCCACCGACGGCCAAGCCGTCCACCTGTGGACCTGCCTGGCCGCCGCCAACCAGAAGTGGACCCTGCCGTAA
- a CDS encoding pectate lyase — protein sequence MRRKVASRWLAGGATVVAGAVIALALQMPSASAATNLSLGAGADGSSKASGTSYGNVIDGNASTYWSPSGSTGTVSVKWGSATTVSSAVIVQASGGGSISGWQLKNNDTGSVLASGSSAPSTVNFSSTSLKKVSFVITSASGTPRIAEFETYSSGGPTPTTGPTTGPTSGPTSSPTSNPGTPTGAWPSSAGSVSISGTVNVSGTFDGGMKTYCCIGDGGQSESQDPMFKIANGGTLQNVILGSPAGDGVHCEGTCTLRNVWWNDIGEDAATFKQTNGGTSYVIGGGARSGSDKTFQHNGNGTVNISGFYLKGSGKLYRGCGNCTTSYTRHVRIDNVLVDDIDMLAGINSNWNDTATITRVVVIGSATICGKYKGVPKGSEPSYLGEGWNDANCKVNRSDVTFR from the coding sequence ATGAGACGCAAAGTCGCCTCGCGGTGGCTGGCCGGCGGTGCCACCGTGGTCGCCGGTGCCGTCATCGCGCTCGCGCTGCAGATGCCCAGCGCCTCCGCCGCCACGAACCTGAGCCTCGGCGCCGGCGCCGACGGCTCCAGCAAGGCCAGCGGTACCAGCTACGGCAACGTCATCGACGGCAACGCCAGCACCTACTGGTCGCCGAGCGGCTCGACCGGCACGGTCTCGGTCAAGTGGGGCAGCGCCACCACGGTGTCCTCGGCCGTCATCGTGCAGGCCTCGGGCGGCGGCTCGATCAGCGGCTGGCAGCTCAAGAACAACGACACGGGCTCCGTCCTGGCCAGCGGCAGCAGCGCGCCGAGCACCGTCAACTTCTCCTCCACGTCGCTGAAGAAGGTCTCCTTCGTCATCACCAGCGCGTCCGGCACTCCGCGGATCGCCGAGTTCGAGACGTACTCCAGCGGCGGTCCGACCCCGACCACCGGTCCGACCACCGGTCCCACCAGCGGCCCCACGTCCAGCCCGACCAGCAACCCGGGCACGCCGACCGGCGCGTGGCCGTCGTCGGCCGGCTCGGTCAGCATCTCCGGCACGGTCAACGTCTCCGGCACCTTCGACGGCGGGATGAAGACCTACTGCTGCATCGGTGACGGTGGGCAGAGCGAGTCGCAGGACCCGATGTTCAAGATCGCCAACGGTGGCACGCTGCAGAACGTCATCCTCGGCTCGCCCGCCGGCGACGGCGTGCACTGCGAAGGCACCTGCACCCTGCGCAACGTGTGGTGGAACGACATCGGTGAGGACGCCGCCACCTTCAAGCAGACCAACGGCGGTACCTCGTACGTCATCGGTGGTGGCGCGCGTAGCGGCAGCGACAAGACCTTCCAGCACAACGGCAACGGCACGGTCAACATCTCCGGCTTCTACCTGAAGGGGTCCGGCAAGCTGTACCGCGGCTGCGGCAACTGCACCACCTCGTACACCCGCCATGTGCGTATCGACAACGTCCTGGTCGACGACATCGACATGCTCGCCGGCATCAACAGCAACTGGAACGACACCGCGACGATCACCCGCGTGGTCGTGATCGGCTCGGCCACCATCTGCGGCAAGTACAAGGGTGTGCCCAAGGGCAGCGAACCCAGCTACCTCGGTGAGGGCTGGAACGACGCCAACTGCAAGGTCAACAGGAGCGACGTCACCTTCCGGTAG
- a CDS encoding acyl carrier protein: MPEPGGNRTIVLRIVSDVLEVPGVTAADSFYDFGGSSLQAMRICARIGRELGIEIPAQVLFDSDTLADVISMTEA, encoded by the coding sequence ATGCCTGAGCCCGGCGGCAACCGCACGATCGTCCTACGCATCGTTTCCGATGTGCTCGAGGTGCCGGGCGTCACGGCGGCCGACAGCTTCTACGACTTCGGTGGGTCCTCCCTGCAGGCCATGCGGATCTGCGCCCGGATCGGCAGAGAACTGGGGATCGAGATCCCGGCGCAGGTTCTCTTCGACAGCGACACGCTCGCCGACGTCATCTCGATGACCGAAGCCTGA